The genomic interval CCATCTGCTGGGCGTAGCGCTCGTACGCCGGATAGCCGTCCGTCAGCACCACGCCCGCGTAGGAGCCCAACAGCTCGTGGACCACGCCGTGCGCACGCGTCGGCATGAAGGGGAAGATCACCTCCTGCCGGTCGCCATAGATCGGCCGGAAATAGCCCGTCTTCATTCGACCCCGACCCTTGCGACCCGCACGAATCGGTGTCTCGTCCATTGCGATCACGGAACTCTGCAGGATCGATTGCCGCTGGGCGTCGCAGATCGGTTGCAGCAGTTCTGCCGTTCGGTGCACCGCATCGGTCAGCGTCGAGCGCGCGAGCCGAATCCCTGCTGCCTTCATCCGTTGATGCTGC from Acidobacteriota bacterium carries:
- a CDS encoding transposase; the encoded protein is MYHLPLYRQHQRMKAAGIRLARSTLTDAVHRTAELLQPICDAQRQSILQSSVIAMDETPIRAGRKGRGRMKTGYFRPIYGDRQEVIFPFMPTRAHGVVHELLGSYAGVVLTDGYPAYERYAQQM